The following proteins are encoded in a genomic region of Ornithinibacillus sp. 4-3:
- a CDS encoding MmgE/PrpD family protein codes for MITKTLVRNILNTKMEDIPGEVRDHGVKSLLNWMGVAIGAAHHPSVEMVLSLKEELEGSSQVSIFGRSEKCDLLLGAMINGMTSHIFDFDDTHLDTIHHPSGPVAPVVFSLAEKHHISPAKMLHAFILGCEAELRISNAVYPSHYQLGWHITSSTGVFGAAIAAGIMLDLKEEELLYALGIAGTQAFGLREMFGTMTKPFHPGKAAQNGLMAALLAKKGFTSSRQVLEAKRGFANVLAPEHDLEKVNINWGKEWELLKNTFKPYACGIVLHPSIDACIKLGKKVEAEEVDYIEVHVNQYVLELTGKPNPQTGLEGKFSIYHSATVGFLEGAAGEKQYSDEMVASPRIIEFRNKIRPIVIEEMKEEEVYAKLVKKNGETIDIKIENATGSYENPLSMEALESKFTVLTEPIIGKEKTIKLIDALKNLEASDSIAEILENAVLKPTWTQVKEK; via the coding sequence ATGATAACAAAAACATTGGTCAGAAATATTCTAAATACAAAGATGGAAGATATTCCGGGAGAAGTACGTGATCATGGAGTAAAGAGCTTACTTAATTGGATGGGAGTCGCGATAGGAGCAGCTCATCATCCATCCGTTGAAATGGTACTTTCATTAAAAGAAGAGCTAGAAGGGAGTAGTCAGGTATCCATTTTCGGTCGAAGTGAAAAGTGTGATCTCTTGCTAGGGGCGATGATTAACGGGATGACATCACATATTTTTGATTTTGATGATACTCATTTAGACACCATTCACCATCCAAGTGGTCCAGTTGCACCTGTTGTATTTTCACTAGCAGAGAAACACCATATAAGCCCAGCTAAAATGCTTCACGCTTTTATTTTAGGCTGTGAGGCTGAACTTAGAATTAGTAATGCGGTGTATCCGAGTCATTATCAACTTGGTTGGCATATCACAAGTTCAACTGGTGTTTTTGGGGCAGCAATCGCAGCAGGTATTATGCTTGATTTAAAGGAAGAAGAGCTTCTGTATGCGTTAGGTATTGCTGGCACTCAAGCATTTGGTTTAAGAGAAATGTTTGGAACAATGACGAAGCCATTTCATCCTGGTAAAGCAGCACAGAACGGTTTAATGGCTGCTTTATTAGCTAAAAAAGGCTTTACCAGCTCTAGACAAGTTTTAGAGGCTAAGCGAGGATTTGCAAATGTGTTAGCCCCTGAACATGATTTAGAGAAAGTCAATATCAATTGGGGCAAAGAATGGGAATTACTCAAGAACACCTTCAAACCATATGCTTGTGGGATTGTTTTACACCCTTCCATTGATGCTTGTATTAAATTAGGGAAGAAGGTTGAAGCAGAGGAGGTTGATTATATTGAGGTACATGTTAACCAATATGTGCTAGAACTGACTGGGAAGCCTAACCCACAGACAGGATTAGAAGGAAAGTTCAGCATTTACCATTCAGCAACAGTTGGGTTTTTAGAAGGTGCGGCAGGAGAGAAACAGTACTCAGATGAAATGGTAGCCTCACCTAGAATTATTGAATTTAGAAATAAAATTCGCCCAATTGTTATAGAAGAGATGAAAGAAGAAGAAGTGTATGCGAAATTAGTTAAGAAAAATGGAGAAACTATTGATATTAAAATTGAGAATGCGACAGGGAGCTATGAAAATCCACTGTCAATGGAGGCATTGGAAAGCAAATTTACTGTACTAACAGAACCAATCATAGGCAAAGAAAAAACAATTAAATTAATTGATGCTTTAAAAAATCTTGAAGCTAGTGATAGTATTGCTGAAATATTAGAAAATGCGGTTTTAAAGCCAACATGGACACAAGTAAAAGAAAAGTAA
- a CDS encoding glutathione peroxidase, which yields MTVYQYSAETIDGKEKLLSDYKGKVLLIVNTASQCGFTPQFDRLQKLYDTYKDDGFDILGFPCNQFGNQDPGTNDEIQSFCQKNYGVTFQMFSKVEVKGEKAHPLFIYLTEHAKGLMSNQIKWNFTKFLINKQGEVIDRFAPQTDPAKIHKEIESALKA from the coding sequence ATGACCGTTTATCAATATTCAGCTGAAACAATTGATGGGAAGGAAAAACTTCTTTCAGATTACAAGGGGAAAGTGCTGCTAATTGTCAATACTGCAAGCCAATGTGGATTTACACCTCAATTTGATCGTTTACAAAAATTATATGATACCTATAAAGATGACGGTTTTGACATTCTCGGCTTTCCATGTAATCAATTTGGAAACCAAGATCCTGGTACGAATGATGAGATCCAATCTTTTTGTCAAAAAAATTATGGTGTTACCTTCCAAATGTTTAGTAAGGTAGAGGTTAAAGGAGAAAAAGCGCATCCTCTCTTTATCTATTTAACAGAGCATGCAAAGGGATTGATGTCTAATCAAATTAAGTGGAATTTTACAAAGTTCCTCATCAATAAACAGGGTGAAGTTATTGACCGATTTGCACCTCAAACAGATCCAGCAAAAATACATAAAGAAATAGAATCTGCACTTAAAGCGTAA
- a CDS encoding NAD(P)-dependent oxidoreductase, translating to MTKQIVVLSDYERIYPSSPKVAELEKKGYSITYHHHKITEEAEVVSLLKEADIAVLIRERVNLSADVLKKLPSLQMISQTGGGAAHIDLDQAEKQGITITLTGSTSRPSVVELTFGLMIACARQFTPHQQNLQQDKWIQYPGMELQNKRLGLLGYGKIAREVALVAESFNIEVVAWRPTGKKGDEHISILELEEVLSTSDIVSVHLKLVPELRGILNQQHLNLMKKGSIFINTARGALVDTKALVELLESGHLYGAGIDTFEEEPLVQNPFKNCPNVVLTPHIGYVTTEVLERFAEQSLQNILDHDLKSEMK from the coding sequence ATGACAAAACAAATTGTAGTGCTTAGCGATTATGAACGTATTTATCCATCATCTCCTAAAGTTGCAGAGTTGGAGAAAAAAGGTTATTCCATCACTTATCATCATCACAAAATAACGGAAGAAGCAGAGGTTGTGTCCCTTTTAAAAGAGGCAGATATCGCTGTACTGATAAGAGAGCGTGTCAATCTTTCTGCTGATGTGCTTAAGAAGCTTCCTTCACTTCAAATGATTTCACAAACAGGCGGTGGAGCGGCTCATATTGATCTTGATCAAGCTGAAAAACAAGGTATCACTATTACGTTGACAGGCAGCACTTCACGTCCATCTGTTGTGGAATTAACATTTGGTCTGATGATAGCGTGTGCGCGCCAATTCACGCCTCATCAGCAAAACCTTCAGCAGGACAAATGGATCCAATATCCAGGAATGGAGTTGCAGAACAAACGTCTTGGGTTATTAGGGTACGGGAAAATTGCGAGGGAAGTAGCTTTGGTGGCTGAAAGTTTTAATATCGAAGTGGTTGCATGGAGACCAACTGGGAAAAAAGGAGATGAACATATCTCAATACTTGAACTAGAAGAAGTTCTATCCACGTCAGATATCGTCTCTGTCCATCTTAAATTAGTACCTGAATTAAGAGGCATTTTAAATCAGCAGCACTTAAACCTTATGAAAAAAGGGAGTATTTTTATAAATACCGCGCGTGGAGCTCTAGTCGACACCAAGGCGTTAGTTGAGTTATTAGAAAGCGGACATTTATACGGAGCGGGCATAGATACATTTGAAGAAGAACCTTTAGTACAGAACCCTTTTAAAAATTGCCCAAATGTTGTCTTGACGCCCCATATTGGCTATGTGACAACTGAAGTTCTTGAGCGATTTGCGGAACAATCCTTACAAAATATATTAGATCATGATCTAAAAAGTGAGATGAAATAG
- a CDS encoding MmgE/PrpD family protein, translated as MNTTEACGIFIENFELSSVTQSAIEHTKNAIIDTIGVMIAAKDEPVVTKLLKYLEQANLLQQEGGQSTIIPFSYKTNARDAAWVMGTLAHALDFDDTSLVMKGHPSAILIPAILSLAEKYNRSGKEVLEGYICGLEVTHQLAKQHASQGWHTTATYGTLGAAAASAKIIGLSQQQIRYALGIAASSASGLRANFGTMTKPLHAGQAAAAGVFAALLAEQDVTANSNVLEADFGYGDVFHHDQDFENLSFSVDSLYLESNGLNVKMNPSCSMTHRPIDAVFSLITKHQLDPEQLETIECSISKRAASILRYHQPKDEMEAKFSLEYCIASAVLNQEVSLAQFHDDQVKRTDIQRMMKQVIILAEEDKEEEKATVTIKTKEGDIYTKTVTHPIGSSQKALSRAQLKQKFSECVNHIMTDEQQHSAFAYLEKLEEIDDIRRLLKSLTLEFQKN; from the coding sequence ATGAATACAACGGAAGCATGTGGAATTTTTATCGAGAATTTTGAATTATCATCGGTAACTCAATCGGCAATTGAACATACAAAGAATGCAATCATCGATACGATTGGTGTAATGATAGCAGCAAAGGATGAGCCTGTTGTCACTAAGCTATTGAAATATTTAGAGCAAGCTAATCTTTTGCAGCAGGAAGGTGGACAAAGTACGATTATTCCATTCTCATATAAAACCAATGCAAGAGATGCTGCATGGGTAATGGGAACATTAGCACATGCACTAGATTTTGATGACACATCACTTGTAATGAAAGGACATCCGTCAGCAATTTTAATCCCAGCAATCCTGTCATTAGCAGAGAAATATAACCGATCGGGAAAAGAAGTGTTGGAAGGATATATATGTGGGTTGGAGGTTACTCATCAATTAGCCAAACAGCATGCAAGTCAAGGATGGCATACAACTGCAACATATGGCACGCTTGGTGCGGCAGCTGCGAGTGCGAAGATCATTGGGCTTAGTCAACAACAAATCCGTTATGCGCTTGGAATAGCAGCATCAAGTGCAAGTGGACTGCGGGCTAATTTTGGAACGATGACGAAACCACTTCATGCTGGACAGGCAGCAGCGGCAGGAGTTTTCGCCGCATTACTCGCTGAACAAGATGTAACGGCAAATTCAAACGTTCTAGAAGCTGACTTTGGCTATGGAGATGTGTTTCATCATGATCAGGATTTTGAAAATCTGTCGTTTTCAGTGGATAGCTTATATTTAGAATCGAATGGATTGAATGTTAAAATGAATCCTTCTTGTTCCATGACACATCGACCGATTGATGCTGTATTTTCACTAATCACAAAGCATCAGTTAGATCCTGAGCAGCTTGAAACAATCGAATGCTCTATTTCAAAAAGAGCGGCTTCCATTTTAAGATATCATCAACCTAAAGATGAGATGGAGGCGAAATTTAGCCTTGAATATTGTATTGCATCAGCTGTACTGAATCAGGAAGTAAGCTTAGCTCAGTTTCATGATGATCAAGTAAAGAGAACGGATATTCAAAGGATGATGAAACAGGTTATTATTTTGGCTGAAGAAGATAAGGAAGAGGAAAAGGCTACTGTGACGATCAAAACAAAGGAAGGGGATATCTATACGAAAACAGTCACCCATCCGATTGGATCAAGTCAAAAAGCTTTATCACGAGCGCAATTAAAGCAAAAATTTTCGGAATGTGTTAACCACATCATGACAGACGAACAACAGCATTCCGCATTTGCTTACTTAGAGAAGCTGGAAGAAATAGATGATATTAGAAGACTTCTTAAATCATTAACTTTGGAATTTCAAAAGAATTAA
- a CDS encoding ABC transporter substrate-binding protein, with translation MKLKLISILFLIFTFGLVMAACSSEQQDSSDTDDTASPDNEVENNEQSSGGELNIAVAAQPPTLDTHLTTATVALDVTRNIFETLVTMNENYESVPMLAESIDVSDDGKTYTFKLREGVKFHNDKEMTSEDVVASMNRWLEQSSRAKMLLSGATFEEVDPYTVQLNLQERASDTLDVMAGQGQFAAIMPKEIIESATSEGVTETIGTGPFKFEEWKQDQYIHLSKFEDYKASEEETSGYAGKKEALVDDLYYHIVSDTSTRIAGIQTGEYDIAEQMSPDNYEQLLDTPNVETYTYLSGTNSMFFNKKEGIMVDQTIRQAVNAALDMDQIMLASFAHEDLYDIHSSYNNPEQAYFVSENGQDSYNQGDAEKAKQLLEEAGYNGEEVTMMATRDYDHHYSAAVVVQEKLEQAGMNVNLEIYDWPTLNENMTDPDKWDIFFTSTGYVTTPSQLLALNTDFAGWPDDPTMIELLSSIRAAESQEKADEIWDELQGYLLDEYVPIVSFGHYRSIIATSDKLEGFNVFRGTIPWNTSVKE, from the coding sequence ATGAAACTAAAGTTGATAAGTATACTTTTCTTAATTTTCACGTTTGGACTTGTGATGGCAGCATGTAGTTCTGAACAGCAAGACTCTTCAGATACGGATGATACTGCTTCCCCAGATAATGAAGTGGAAAATAATGAACAAAGTAGTGGTGGAGAATTAAATATTGCGGTAGCAGCCCAGCCCCCTACTCTTGATACACATTTGACAACAGCAACCGTAGCTCTTGATGTGACAAGAAATATTTTCGAAACATTAGTAACAATGAATGAAAACTATGAATCTGTTCCTATGTTAGCTGAATCAATTGATGTAAGTGATGACGGTAAAACTTATACATTCAAGCTAAGAGAGGGTGTTAAATTCCACAACGATAAGGAAATGACTTCTGAAGATGTGGTTGCGTCAATGAATCGTTGGTTAGAGCAATCATCTCGAGCTAAGATGCTTTTAAGTGGAGCAACATTTGAAGAAGTGGATCCGTATACGGTTCAATTGAATTTACAGGAACGTGCTTCTGATACGTTAGATGTGATGGCAGGGCAAGGACAATTTGCGGCGATTATGCCAAAAGAAATAATTGAGTCCGCAACCTCAGAAGGTGTTACAGAAACGATTGGGACAGGTCCATTTAAATTTGAAGAGTGGAAACAAGACCAGTACATTCATTTATCAAAGTTTGAAGATTACAAGGCTTCAGAAGAAGAAACAAGCGGTTATGCTGGGAAAAAGGAAGCGCTCGTTGATGATCTTTATTACCATATTGTATCAGATACTTCTACACGAATCGCTGGAATACAAACAGGCGAATATGATATTGCAGAACAAATGTCACCTGACAATTATGAACAACTACTAGATACACCAAACGTTGAAACATACACTTATCTGTCTGGGACAAATTCAATGTTTTTCAACAAAAAAGAAGGGATCATGGTTGATCAAACAATTAGACAAGCTGTAAATGCAGCGTTAGATATGGACCAAATTATGTTAGCTAGTTTTGCTCATGAAGATCTATATGATATTCATTCAAGCTATAACAACCCTGAACAAGCTTATTTTGTAAGTGAAAATGGTCAGGATTCTTATAACCAAGGCGATGCGGAAAAAGCCAAACAGTTATTAGAGGAAGCTGGTTATAATGGCGAAGAAGTAACAATGATGGCGACTCGTGATTATGATCACCATTACAGTGCAGCAGTGGTTGTGCAGGAAAAACTTGAACAAGCTGGTATGAACGTCAACCTGGAAATTTATGATTGGCCTACTTTAAATGAAAACATGACAGATCCAGATAAATGGGATATCTTTTTCACAAGTACGGGTTATGTCACAACACCATCCCAGCTATTAGCATTAAATACAGATTTTGCAGGGTGGCCAGATGATCCAACAATGATCGAGCTATTGAGCTCCATTAGGGCAGCAGAATCACAGGAAAAAGCAGATGAAATTTGGGATGAATTACAAGGCTACTTATTAGATGAATATGTACCGATTGTTTCATTCGGTCATTATAGAAGCATTATTGCAACCTCAGATAAGCTTGAAGGCTTTAATGTATTCCGAGGTACGATTCCTTGGAACACAAGTGTAAAAGAATAA
- a CDS encoding LysR family transcriptional regulator codes for MNMDAIESFIEIIRYGSFTEASKNLYVPQPTLSHRMNQLEKDLGEKLIKRDNKGIHLTKAGETFLPFAMQVFEGYSRGKKAIEVTKMGIDVTYNIGISLALCQSMIPSFLSNYLNHNLDSSMNLYVSNSDMIIQSLKNQELEIGFTRYTVNDESLVFDEIYKDPICLIVPPHHPFTKRESVTLEEACSETLILYREGSNLRNMVEAAIFDLNLTYKTKVEANHSELIKFFVKSNLGITFLPESYVDYEVKNKQVMKINLADNPFSFRHTYIAYHKQNKELFIEKLIKQSKAYFNSPGNHKI; via the coding sequence ATGAATATGGATGCTATTGAATCATTTATTGAAATTATTCGTTATGGTAGCTTTACAGAAGCGTCAAAAAATCTTTATGTTCCGCAACCAACTTTATCTCATCGGATGAATCAATTGGAAAAAGATCTTGGTGAAAAACTAATTAAGAGAGACAATAAAGGGATTCACTTAACTAAAGCAGGAGAAACATTTCTCCCTTTTGCCATGCAAGTATTCGAGGGATATTCAAGAGGAAAGAAGGCTATCGAAGTTACGAAAATGGGAATTGATGTGACATACAATATCGGCATTTCATTAGCACTTTGTCAAAGTATGATTCCATCCTTTCTTTCCAATTATTTGAATCATAACCTTGATTCGTCAATGAATCTTTATGTCAGTAATTCAGATATGATCATACAGTCATTAAAAAATCAGGAATTAGAAATTGGTTTTACAAGATATACAGTGAATGATGAGAGTTTAGTATTTGACGAAATTTATAAGGATCCTATTTGTTTAATCGTGCCACCTCATCACCCATTTACCAAAAGAGAATCGGTAACACTTGAAGAAGCATGTTCTGAAACACTTATTCTTTATCGGGAAGGATCCAATCTCCGCAATATGGTGGAAGCAGCCATTTTCGACTTAAATCTAACCTATAAAACGAAGGTGGAAGCGAATCATTCTGAACTCATAAAGTTTTTTGTGAAATCTAATCTCGGGATAACCTTCCTACCAGAATCATATGTTGATTACGAAGTGAAAAATAAGCAAGTAATGAAGATTAACCTAGCAGATAATCCTTTTTCCTTTCGACATACTTATATCGCATATCATAAGCAGAATAAAGAGTTATTTATCGAAAAGCTTATTAAACAATCCAAGGCATATTTTAATAGTCCTGGTAATCATAAGATCTAA
- a CDS encoding NAD(P)/FAD-dependent oxidoreductase — translation MNADVIVIGGGVIGSSITYHLARDGVKVKQLEKGSIANQGAASRASAGGIRLNNRDPRELDLAKASIKRWESLEEELEANLEYGSAGQIMLFDDRYMMDEVEKQVIDDLKNGIEAKIVIGSELNELVPSLSPTITKAIHYPSGGQANGLLTTVAYTSKARRLGAEIITGIEVYSIVKENNRVVGVETSNGFIHANTVINAAGAWTPALHETLGLSLPQIKHSIRQMSATYPAPLSTLPGPTIGAKGTKISLKQTIDGRIRAGGGYITKPGPDKYTGIFNEEELEEQRNTVLSLLPAVEAYEIDFTYYGAEAYCIDNIPILGPIPEVEGYLIAAGFSGHGFTLSPAIGMVMAEVAQGKQPSISIEAFKIDRSYNKPVEGETSAIHNLPG, via the coding sequence ATGAATGCAGATGTAATTGTTATTGGTGGAGGAGTTATTGGATCATCGATAACCTATCACTTAGCTCGTGACGGTGTTAAAGTAAAACAGTTAGAAAAAGGAAGTATTGCTAATCAAGGTGCTGCATCTAGGGCCAGTGCTGGTGGGATAAGATTAAATAATCGTGACCCTAGAGAGTTAGATTTAGCAAAAGCAAGTATTAAACGATGGGAATCTTTAGAGGAAGAATTGGAAGCCAATTTAGAATATGGGTCAGCAGGGCAAATCATGCTGTTTGATGATCGCTACATGATGGACGAGGTTGAAAAGCAAGTAATAGATGATTTGAAAAATGGAATCGAAGCTAAGATTGTGATTGGATCAGAATTAAATGAATTAGTTCCATCTCTCTCCCCCACTATTACAAAAGCAATACACTATCCAAGTGGAGGTCAAGCAAATGGATTGTTAACAACAGTTGCTTATACTTCTAAAGCACGTCGTCTAGGAGCAGAAATTATCACAGGGATAGAAGTATATTCCATCGTTAAAGAAAACAATCGGGTTGTCGGTGTAGAAACTAGTAATGGATTTATACATGCTAACACCGTTATTAACGCAGCTGGAGCATGGACACCAGCATTACACGAAACATTAGGACTTTCACTTCCGCAAATTAAGCATTCTATTCGGCAAATGTCTGCAACATATCCGGCTCCTTTATCCACCTTGCCAGGACCAACAATTGGAGCAAAAGGAACTAAAATATCACTTAAACAGACCATTGACGGACGTATACGAGCTGGTGGAGGCTATATAACAAAACCAGGTCCAGACAAATATACTGGAATCTTTAATGAGGAAGAACTAGAAGAACAGCGAAATACAGTGCTCTCCCTCCTGCCAGCAGTAGAAGCATATGAAATTGATTTTACTTATTATGGTGCGGAAGCATATTGTATCGATAATATTCCAATACTAGGTCCTATCCCAGAGGTTGAAGGATATTTAATCGCCGCCGGATTTAGTGGACATGGATTTACTTTATCTCCAGCAATAGGTATGGTGATGGCAGAAGTAGCACAAGGCAAGCAACCTTCCATTTCAATTGAAGCGTTTAAAATTGATCGTTCTTATAATAAGCCAGTGGAAGGTGAAACAAGTGCAATACATAACCTTCCGGGTTAA